One Actinoplanes missouriensis 431 DNA segment encodes these proteins:
- a CDS encoding HIRAN domain-containing protein, whose amino-acid sequence MSVPFDLWGQRGWANIEVVGESHYTPAWKALFGASAPASDAEIVTPVRLMPDPRNRHDPNAVGVWASTGQIGHLSRADAARYVPVLAELVANGWDPQVTAHLWGGDWGYSARLELAEPHLLVPGNAPPTGPHLMLPLGNAIQVTGEEHHLDALIPWLCPEGECWVHATLHEVTEQLARSTRTVVEVRIDGVRVGQLTPKMSGEVLPAVRMLAEGGLGAGVRAVVKGNRLKAEVVLQVVRAHELPESWIADAHVYAVKMGAEPSTVAVPPPPVPPVSSSPVPVGSVVSAGSTSISFSLGPVPGGSPQTSTVPPVVPGPAPVVSGLVPVAAGVASAVPGPAAGWDPGTIPPEPTGIRFVVPPNWPEPPAGWKPPPGWRPDPSWPPPPYGWLWWVPSWD is encoded by the coding sequence ATGTCGGTACCGTTTGACCTGTGGGGCCAGCGCGGCTGGGCGAACATCGAGGTCGTCGGGGAGTCGCACTACACCCCGGCGTGGAAGGCCCTGTTCGGAGCATCGGCGCCCGCGTCCGATGCGGAGATCGTCACGCCGGTGCGGCTCATGCCCGATCCGCGGAACCGGCACGACCCCAACGCCGTCGGTGTCTGGGCCTCCACCGGCCAGATCGGCCACCTCTCCCGCGCCGACGCCGCACGCTATGTCCCGGTCCTCGCCGAGCTCGTGGCGAACGGCTGGGATCCGCAGGTCACCGCACACCTCTGGGGCGGCGACTGGGGATACTCGGCGCGTCTCGAACTGGCTGAGCCGCACTTGCTCGTACCCGGGAACGCCCCACCCACCGGGCCGCATCTGATGCTGCCGCTCGGCAACGCCATCCAGGTCACCGGCGAGGAGCACCACCTCGACGCGCTGATCCCGTGGCTCTGCCCGGAAGGCGAGTGCTGGGTGCACGCCACCCTGCACGAGGTCACCGAACAGCTGGCCCGTAGCACCCGGACCGTGGTGGAGGTGCGGATCGACGGGGTACGGGTCGGACAGCTGACGCCGAAGATGAGCGGTGAGGTGCTGCCCGCGGTGCGGATGCTGGCCGAGGGCGGGCTGGGCGCCGGGGTGCGGGCCGTCGTGAAGGGGAACCGGCTCAAGGCGGAGGTGGTGCTGCAGGTGGTGCGGGCACACGAGTTGCCGGAGAGCTGGATCGCGGATGCGCACGTGTATGCGGTGAAGATGGGCGCGGAGCCGTCGACGGTGGCCGTCCCGCCGCCGCCGGTCCCGCCGGTGTCCTCGTCGCCGGTTCCGGTGGGTTCGGTCGTCTCGGCGGGTTCCACGTCGATCTCGTTCTCGCTCGGGCCGGTTCCCGGCGGCTCACCGCAGACGTCCACCGTGCCGCCCGTGGTCCCCGGCCCGGCGCCGGTGGTCTCCGGCCTGGTGCCGGTCGCTGCTGGAGTGGCGTCCGCTGTTCCCGGGCCGGCGGCGGGCTGGGATCCGGGCACCATCCCGCCGGAACCGACCGGTATCCGCTTCGTCGTGCCGCCGAACTGGCCGGAGCCGCCGGCCGGGTGGAAACCACCACCCGGCTGGCGCCCCGATCCGTCCTGGCCGCCGCCGCCCTACGGCTGGCTGTGGTGGGTCCCCTCCTGGGACTGA
- a CDS encoding S8 family peptidase, which produces MRRVLAVSTTVALTVFGLATGAQAAPAEADVLAVPGAEAVPGSYIVALKSGKVASAVAAEHDATVLHTYHRVLNGFAARMTAREARQMAADPDVAFVQPNVIHRISDTQANPPSWGLDRIDQRNRPVNQAYTYGTTASNVHAYIIDTGIRTTHQDFGGRASSGFDAVDGGTADDCNGHGTHVAGTVGGGSYGVAKGVQLVGVRVLDCQGSGTTAQVVAGIEWVTANARKPAVANMSLGGGADTALDNAVRASITSGVSYAIAAGNGLFGLFALDACTQSPARVPTAITVSATNAGDAKPSWANRGSCVDVFAPGISIPSTWNTGDTATNTISGTSMASPHVAGAAALYLATHPGDSPAQVHSAIVSNATAGVVISPGSGTPNRLLYTGAF; this is translated from the coding sequence ATGAGAAGAGTCCTCGCTGTCTCCACGACCGTCGCCCTTACCGTCTTCGGACTGGCGACCGGCGCCCAGGCAGCACCCGCCGAAGCCGACGTCCTCGCGGTGCCCGGCGCCGAGGCGGTGCCGGGCAGCTACATCGTGGCGCTGAAGTCCGGCAAGGTGGCGAGCGCGGTCGCCGCGGAGCACGACGCGACGGTGCTCCACACGTACCACCGGGTGTTGAACGGCTTTGCCGCACGCATGACGGCGCGCGAGGCGCGGCAGATGGCCGCCGACCCGGACGTCGCGTTCGTGCAGCCCAACGTGATCCATCGGATCTCGGACACGCAGGCCAACCCGCCCTCGTGGGGCCTCGATCGGATCGATCAGCGCAATCGACCGGTGAACCAGGCCTACACCTACGGCACCACCGCGTCGAACGTGCACGCCTACATCATCGACACCGGGATCCGGACCACGCACCAGGACTTCGGCGGGCGTGCGAGCAGCGGATTCGACGCGGTCGACGGCGGCACGGCGGACGACTGCAACGGGCACGGCACCCACGTGGCCGGTACGGTCGGCGGCGGCTCCTACGGTGTGGCGAAAGGCGTGCAGCTGGTCGGCGTGCGGGTGCTCGACTGTCAGGGCAGCGGCACGACGGCGCAGGTCGTGGCCGGGATCGAGTGGGTCACCGCGAACGCGCGGAAGCCCGCGGTGGCGAACATGAGCCTCGGTGGCGGCGCCGACACCGCGCTGGACAACGCGGTCCGCGCCTCGATCACGTCCGGGGTCAGCTACGCGATCGCGGCGGGCAACGGCCTGTTCGGCCTGTTCGCGCTGGACGCCTGCACCCAGTCGCCGGCCCGCGTCCCGACAGCGATCACCGTGTCGGCCACCAACGCCGGCGACGCGAAACCGTCCTGGGCCAACCGCGGGAGCTGCGTGGACGTCTTCGCACCGGGCATCAGCATCCCGTCCACCTGGAACACCGGCGACACCGCGACGAACACGATCAGCGGCACGTCGATGGCGTCACCGCACGTCGCCGGGGCGGCCGCGCTCTACCTCGCGACCCACCCGGGCGACTCACCTGCTCAGGTGCACAGCGCGATCGTCAGCAACGCGACCGCCGGCGTCGTGATCAGCCCAGGCTCGGGCACGCCGAACCGGCTGCTCTACACCGGAGCGTTCTGA
- a CDS encoding lysoplasmalogenase family protein, translating into MTLPLKLFAAVAAVQIAAVATGLTALQWVTTPLLAPLLIWHLQVTRRRGEGRPDAVVHGLGFATAGDIALLIPNRAGLLAGMVFLLGTLICFTLAFLNRAKPLPSPSAMFALLAVSANALFGDRWGAFRVPLLVYSLALSAMAAAAAGVSPLVAAGGVLFVVADLLTGLGYAGLHLPAVAAAAHAAALALIATGWARPQNAGGSERSGVEQPVRRARAWADHDAGGRVADDRAVHLSR; encoded by the coding sequence ATGACTCTTCCACTGAAACTGTTCGCTGCGGTCGCCGCCGTGCAGATCGCGGCCGTCGCCACCGGCCTCACCGCACTCCAGTGGGTCACCACCCCGCTGCTGGCCCCGCTCCTGATCTGGCATCTCCAGGTGACGAGAAGACGGGGGGAGGGGAGACCCGACGCCGTCGTCCACGGCCTCGGGTTCGCCACCGCCGGCGACATCGCCCTGCTGATCCCGAACCGCGCCGGGCTGCTCGCCGGCATGGTGTTCCTCCTCGGCACCCTGATCTGCTTCACGCTGGCGTTCCTCAACCGGGCGAAGCCGCTGCCCTCGCCGTCGGCCATGTTCGCCCTGCTGGCGGTCTCGGCCAATGCGCTCTTCGGAGACCGGTGGGGTGCTTTCCGCGTACCCCTGCTGGTCTACAGCCTCGCGCTGTCCGCCATGGCCGCGGCAGCGGCAGGGGTTTCGCCTCTCGTCGCAGCAGGCGGGGTGCTGTTCGTGGTCGCGGATCTGCTGACCGGTCTCGGGTATGCGGGCCTGCATCTGCCGGCGGTCGCCGCCGCCGCGCACGCGGCCGCGCTCGCCCTGATCGCGACAGGGTGGGCGCGGCCGCAGAACGCGGGCGGCTCAGAACGCTCCGGTGTAGAGCAGCCGGTTCGGCGTGCCCGAGCCTGGGCTGATCACGACGCCGGCGGTCGCGTTGCTGACGATCGCGCTGTGCACCTGAGCAGGTGA
- a CDS encoding poly(ethylene terephthalate) hydrolase family protein: MKGIGRTVIAAIAVTLALGTAATPAQAAPGGSGPYPADYETTIRLYNHTIYRPSTLPAEKLPIVVWGNGACRADGTWFENILKEFASHGFLVIANGRPGGTGSTDADMLIDAIDWAVAENSRVASKYRGRIDTGKVAVMGQSCGGIEAVEASADARVDTTVFWNSGLLSDLENYRLARLHAPVAYFTGGPDDIAYPNAVDDYNRLPAGLPALLAHLPVGHYGTFAQVNGGEYGRVGAAWLKWQLKGDQAARALILGLGSGTQWTVTRKNLG; this comes from the coding sequence ATGAAAGGCATCGGAAGAACGGTCATCGCAGCGATCGCTGTCACTCTCGCGCTCGGCACTGCCGCCACCCCGGCGCAGGCGGCGCCCGGCGGCTCCGGGCCCTACCCGGCCGACTACGAGACCACGATCCGCCTCTACAACCACACCATCTACCGTCCGTCCACGCTCCCGGCGGAGAAGCTGCCGATCGTGGTCTGGGGCAACGGCGCCTGCCGGGCGGACGGCACCTGGTTCGAGAACATCCTCAAGGAGTTCGCCTCGCACGGCTTCCTGGTGATCGCGAACGGCCGGCCGGGCGGCACCGGCAGCACCGACGCCGACATGCTCATCGACGCGATCGACTGGGCCGTCGCGGAGAACAGCCGGGTGGCGAGCAAGTACCGCGGACGGATCGACACCGGCAAGGTCGCGGTGATGGGTCAGTCCTGCGGCGGCATCGAGGCCGTCGAGGCGAGCGCCGACGCCCGCGTCGACACCACGGTGTTCTGGAACAGCGGGCTGCTCAGCGACCTGGAGAACTACCGGCTGGCCCGGCTGCACGCGCCGGTCGCCTACTTCACCGGTGGGCCGGACGACATCGCGTACCCGAACGCGGTCGACGACTACAACCGCCTTCCGGCCGGGCTTCCGGCGTTGCTCGCGCACCTGCCGGTCGGTCACTACGGGACGTTCGCCCAGGTCAACGGCGGTGAGTACGGCAGGGTCGGCGCGGCCTGGCTGAAGTGGCAGCTCAAGGGCGACCAGGCGGCTCGAGCGTTGATCCTCGGGCTGGGCAGCGGCACACAGTGGACGGTCACGCGCAAGAATCTGGGTTGA
- a CDS encoding extracellular catalytic domain type 1 short-chain-length polyhydroxyalkanoate depolymerase, protein MKSLLVALVLALTPVTTATGFQEVSGFGSNPGNQRMFLYTPAAAGPGAPIVVLFHGCGGQALNLDVSTGWRKYADLYGFHLVMPEQKPENVGSGGLVPHKCFSAWNDADRTRAGEGEAKSVIQMVDHVVGQSGADRNRVFVTGYSGGGAATNVMLAAYPDRFRAGAVFFGMPYGCAGTEARYFLIGGPCSGSVATRLPDIRTAYPGYAGPRPPVQIWHGSEDRLISPRSLERQRDQWAGVFGISRIPTQTTTPKPGVTKQVFGAGEIQTYRVSGMGHEQPVNPGAGVENCGTAGQGYAAICGPYEAVQFFGIGGAGA, encoded by the coding sequence ATGAAGAGTCTTCTCGTGGCGCTTGTTCTCGCGCTCACCCCCGTCACGACCGCGACCGGGTTTCAGGAGGTCTCCGGGTTCGGCAGCAACCCCGGCAACCAGCGCATGTTTCTCTACACGCCGGCGGCGGCCGGGCCGGGCGCCCCGATCGTGGTTCTCTTTCACGGGTGTGGCGGGCAGGCGCTGAACCTGGACGTCAGCACCGGCTGGCGCAAGTACGCCGACCTGTACGGATTCCATCTCGTGATGCCGGAGCAGAAACCGGAGAACGTCGGCTCCGGCGGGCTGGTGCCGCACAAGTGCTTCAGCGCCTGGAACGACGCCGACCGCACCCGGGCCGGCGAGGGCGAGGCGAAGTCGGTCATCCAGATGGTCGATCACGTGGTGGGGCAGAGCGGCGCGGACCGGAACAGAGTGTTCGTGACCGGCTACTCCGGCGGCGGCGCGGCGACGAACGTGATGCTCGCGGCGTACCCGGACCGGTTCCGGGCCGGCGCGGTCTTCTTCGGCATGCCGTACGGGTGTGCCGGCACGGAGGCCCGCTACTTCCTGATCGGCGGCCCGTGTTCCGGATCGGTCGCCACGCGGCTGCCGGACATCCGGACCGCGTATCCGGGGTACGCCGGGCCGCGCCCGCCCGTGCAGATCTGGCACGGCAGCGAGGATCGGCTGATCAGCCCGCGGTCGCTGGAGCGCCAGCGGGATCAGTGGGCCGGCGTGTTCGGGATCAGCCGGATACCCACGCAGACCACCACGCCGAAGCCGGGTGTCACGAAACAGGTCTTCGGTGCCGGGGAGATTCAGACGTACCGGGTCAGTGGCATGGGTCATGAGCAGCCCGTCAACCCTGGCGCGGGCGTGGAGAACTGCGGCACCGCGGGTCAGGGCTACGCCGCGATCTGCGGCCCCTACGAAGCCGTCCAATTCTTCGGCATAGGAGGAGCAGGAGCATGA
- a CDS encoding WXG100 family type VII secretion target produces MTSPLAAPVAGMGLVEDPFEIASGIRSGSWVDASLGGVGMSLEALSLVLDPLGSLMSWGVGWLLEHVEPLREALDHLAGDAAAVSAQSSQWQQVAALMSSAHAGYTARVQADTAGWSGEATEAYRAHAGEQLAAMQGIGVAAGGIASAVMGTGLLVALVREIVRDLIADFVATLAVRLPQWLAMEGFTLGIATPAVASQVASLVSSWAGRIRGFVRGLLTSLRNLLPSTDGLRRILDALVMSVGDMARKSPVGGHADATPAAGGSPAAPRPDGDGGDGGPPSSSDPLPEKDDAPREPDGSPTTSPRDVHGALQTSTRQIDADYVWRNGTMYVQEDGQIVKVLDNGNGTYDVVVRDLSNPTGRPTTSIADVPERSIQRKIDKGIWE; encoded by the coding sequence GTGACGAGTCCACTGGCCGCCCCGGTGGCGGGCATGGGATTGGTGGAGGACCCGTTCGAGATCGCCTCCGGGATCCGCAGCGGCAGCTGGGTGGACGCCTCGCTGGGCGGCGTCGGGATGTCGCTGGAGGCGCTGTCGCTGGTCCTCGATCCGCTGGGCAGCCTGATGAGCTGGGGCGTCGGCTGGCTGCTGGAACACGTGGAACCACTGCGGGAAGCCTTGGACCATCTGGCCGGCGACGCCGCGGCCGTGTCCGCGCAGTCGTCGCAGTGGCAGCAGGTGGCGGCCCTGATGTCCTCGGCGCACGCCGGATACACGGCCAGGGTGCAGGCGGACACCGCCGGCTGGTCCGGCGAGGCCACCGAGGCCTACCGGGCTCACGCCGGCGAACAGCTCGCAGCGATGCAGGGCATCGGGGTAGCCGCAGGCGGGATCGCTTCCGCAGTCATGGGTACGGGGTTGCTGGTGGCCCTGGTCCGCGAGATCGTCCGGGATCTGATAGCCGATTTCGTGGCGACGCTGGCGGTGCGGTTGCCGCAGTGGCTCGCGATGGAGGGGTTCACGCTCGGTATCGCGACACCGGCGGTCGCCAGCCAGGTGGCGAGTCTGGTGTCGTCCTGGGCCGGCCGGATCCGGGGCTTCGTCCGTGGACTGCTGACCAGCCTCCGGAATCTGCTGCCCAGCACCGACGGACTGCGCCGGATCCTGGACGCCCTCGTCATGAGCGTCGGCGACATGGCCCGGAAGTCCCCGGTCGGCGGTCACGCCGACGCCACTCCGGCCGCGGGCGGCAGCCCGGCCGCGCCCCGCCCGGACGGCGACGGCGGCGACGGCGGGCCACCGTCGAGCTCCGATCCGCTACCCGAGAAGGACGACGCGCCTCGGGAACCCGACGGCTCACCGACGACGAGTCCCCGCGACGTGCACGGAGCGCTCCAGACCTCCACACGGCAGATCGACGCGGATTACGTCTGGCGGAACGGAACAATGTACGTGCAGGAGGACGGACAGATCGTCAAGGTTCTGGACAATGGGAACGGCACCTATGACGTCGTGGTCCGCGATCTGAGCAATCCGACGGGCCGGCCCACGACCAGCATCGCGGACGTACCCGAGCGCTCCATCCAGCGGAAGATCGACAAAGGAATTTGGGAGTGA
- a CDS encoding aldo/keto reductase, which translates to MQYRTLGRTGVQVSTLVLGAMNFGKIGNTTQAEATAIVDAALAAGINTIDTADMYGTGDSEEIVGKAIAGRRDDIVLATKAAMPMSDERNHQGTSRRWLMTALDNSLRRLGVDHVDLYQVHRWDPRTSDEETLSALTDLQRAGKIRYFGSSTFPAYRIVQAQWASTANHLSRYVTEQPSYSILQRGIEAHVLPATQEYGMGVLAWSPLASGWLSGAVRAGREITTHRSAILPGRFDLTAAANQARLAAVEQLAALADDAGLTLIQLALGFVTAHPAVTSAIIGPRTLDHLHSQLAAADTTLPADVLDAIDRIVAPGHDLAPDEKFDTPPSLLDPTLRRR; encoded by the coding sequence ATGCAGTACCGCACCTTGGGCCGCACCGGTGTGCAGGTCAGCACGCTCGTGCTCGGCGCGATGAACTTCGGAAAGATCGGCAACACCACCCAGGCCGAGGCCACCGCCATCGTCGACGCGGCGCTCGCCGCCGGGATCAACACGATCGACACCGCCGACATGTACGGCACCGGCGACTCCGAGGAGATCGTCGGCAAGGCGATCGCCGGCCGCCGCGACGACATCGTGCTCGCCACCAAGGCCGCCATGCCGATGAGCGACGAGCGCAACCATCAGGGCACCTCACGCCGCTGGCTGATGACGGCCCTGGACAACAGCCTGCGGCGCCTCGGCGTCGACCACGTCGATCTCTACCAGGTCCACCGCTGGGACCCTCGCACCAGCGACGAGGAGACCCTGTCCGCCCTCACCGACCTCCAGCGGGCCGGCAAGATCCGCTACTTCGGTTCGTCGACGTTCCCCGCCTACCGCATCGTCCAGGCGCAATGGGCATCCACGGCAAACCATCTTTCCCGGTACGTCACTGAGCAGCCCAGCTATTCGATCCTGCAACGTGGCATCGAGGCGCACGTGCTCCCGGCGACCCAGGAGTACGGCATGGGCGTGCTCGCCTGGAGCCCGCTCGCCTCGGGCTGGCTCTCCGGCGCCGTCCGCGCCGGCCGCGAGATCACCACCCACCGCTCCGCGATCCTGCCCGGCCGTTTCGACCTCACCGCCGCCGCCAACCAGGCCCGCCTCGCCGCCGTCGAGCAGCTCGCCGCACTGGCCGACGACGCCGGCCTCACCCTGATCCAGCTGGCGCTCGGCTTCGTGACCGCCCACCCCGCCGTGACCAGCGCCATCATCGGCCCCCGCACACTCGACCACCTGCACTCCCAGCTGGCCGCCGCCGACACCACCCTGCCCGCCGACGTCCTGGACGCCATCGACCGCATCGTCGCTCCCGGCCACGACCTGGCCCCCGACGAAAAGTTCGACACACCCCCGTCCCTGCTCGACCCCACCCTCCGCCGCCGCTGA
- a CDS encoding TetR/AcrR family transcriptional regulator, with protein MNIRNHVPFTKRRDGGNTVAPRKRADARRNEETLLEAAAAAFVASGVNVPVREIAAQAGVGVGTFYRHFPTRADLVVAVYRHQIEACADAGPALLAEDGTAHQALAAWIDMFVDFLVTKHGLAEALQSDQATFETLHGYFLERLLPVCERLMEAAREAGEVRADVSAYEVMRGVGNLCAGAADERYDARRLAGVFVQGLRVSG; from the coding sequence ATGAACATACGGAACCATGTTCCGTTTACCAAGAGACGTGACGGAGGCAACACAGTGGCGCCACGGAAACGCGCAGACGCGCGCCGCAACGAGGAGACGCTGCTGGAGGCGGCCGCCGCGGCGTTCGTGGCATCGGGCGTGAACGTGCCGGTCCGCGAGATCGCCGCGCAGGCCGGGGTGGGTGTCGGCACGTTCTACCGGCACTTCCCGACCCGGGCCGATCTGGTCGTCGCCGTCTACCGGCACCAGATCGAGGCGTGCGCCGACGCCGGGCCGGCGCTGCTCGCCGAGGACGGGACGGCTCATCAGGCACTGGCGGCGTGGATCGACATGTTCGTCGACTTCCTGGTCACCAAGCACGGGCTGGCGGAGGCGCTGCAGTCGGACCAGGCGACGTTCGAGACGTTGCACGGGTACTTCCTGGAGCGGTTGCTGCCGGTGTGCGAGCGGCTGATGGAGGCGGCTCGGGAAGCGGGTGAGGTGCGGGCGGATGTGTCGGCGTATGAGGTGATGCGGGGTGTGGGGAATCTGTGCGCGGGCGCCGCCGATGAGCGGTATGACGCGCGGCGGCTGGCGGGGGTGTTCGTGCAGGGGTTGCGGGTCAGCGGTTGA
- a CDS encoding SitI3 family protein — MALEYDLSTDADLRDDELRAFFAAALEGEIGAGGAVFRDGMYATVYRVADGEEDETSRLFGFDERVSGTFRFQNASTEQDRQHNMALMISSALAFSARYASRGVLLHNGDVAVLQWSPGEVVFHSGWHDWLDSAEVAPLVAGHPVRPLPQPLL; from the coding sequence ATGGCGCTTGAGTACGACCTGAGCACCGATGCGGACCTACGTGACGACGAGTTGCGGGCGTTCTTCGCCGCGGCGCTGGAAGGGGAGATCGGCGCGGGTGGGGCGGTCTTCCGGGACGGCATGTACGCCACGGTCTACCGGGTGGCCGACGGCGAGGAGGATGAGACCTCTCGGCTGTTCGGATTCGACGAGCGGGTAAGTGGGACGTTCCGCTTCCAGAACGCGTCGACCGAGCAGGATCGACAGCACAACATGGCCTTGATGATCTCGTCAGCCCTGGCGTTCTCGGCGAGGTACGCCAGTCGGGGCGTGCTGCTTCACAACGGCGATGTCGCGGTTCTGCAATGGTCGCCCGGCGAAGTGGTGTTCCACAGTGGGTGGCACGACTGGCTGGACAGCGCGGAGGTCGCCCCGCTCGTCGCGGGGCATCCCGTGCGACCGCTGCCGCAGCCACTGCTATGA
- a CDS encoding CdiA C-terminal domain-containing protein, with protein MTSPLVAPVTGSTTGITGLGLVEDAHGLVTGIQNGSWIDASLGGVGTSLEALSLVLDPIGGLVSWGVGWLMEHVSVLKEALDNLAGNADEVAAHATTWQNVAAYTQAARADYAARLSADVSTWAGDAGDAYRAHAGDHLAALDGIGVAAGGIASAVEGTGLLVALVREIVRDLIADFVATLAVRLPQWLAAEGLTLGIATPFVASQVSSLVAKWAHRIQHFIRGLLSSLRQLLPKTDGLKRILEKLRELLARLARKSPFSGRAEASTGGTGAGGKPSAGGAPGGSPGFTTPSGPPDPNLRPRGTRTEAHPERLNDRGVRRENESADVLAQHGYDIEQNPEKKANGKEPDYKIEGEYFDCYSPASDNAEKIRNKLSKKVREEQADRLILFMDDTPRTMEEVAAVLQRKPIANLKEILVVQDGEVIPFYPFGE; from the coding sequence GTGACCAGCCCGCTCGTCGCGCCGGTGACCGGCTCGACCACCGGCATCACCGGGCTGGGGCTGGTCGAGGACGCCCACGGACTCGTCACCGGTATCCAGAACGGCAGCTGGATCGACGCCTCCCTCGGCGGCGTCGGCACGTCCCTGGAAGCGTTGTCGCTGGTCCTGGACCCGATCGGCGGCCTCGTGAGCTGGGGCGTCGGCTGGCTGATGGAACACGTCTCGGTGCTGAAAGAAGCGCTGGACAACCTCGCGGGCAACGCCGACGAGGTGGCCGCCCACGCGACGACCTGGCAGAACGTGGCGGCGTACACCCAGGCGGCACGGGCGGACTACGCGGCCCGGCTCTCCGCCGACGTCTCCACCTGGGCCGGCGATGCCGGCGACGCCTACCGCGCCCACGCCGGCGACCATCTGGCCGCGCTCGACGGCATCGGCGTCGCAGCCGGCGGCATCGCCTCGGCCGTCGAGGGTACGGGGCTGCTGGTCGCCCTGGTCCGCGAAATCGTCCGAGACCTGATCGCCGACTTCGTGGCGACGCTGGCGGTCCGGTTGCCGCAGTGGCTCGCGGCGGAGGGGCTGACGCTGGGCATAGCGACACCGTTCGTGGCCAGCCAGGTCTCCAGCCTGGTAGCAAAATGGGCCCATCGGATCCAGCACTTCATCCGGGGCTTGCTGAGCAGCCTGCGCCAGCTGCTCCCGAAGACCGACGGCTTGAAGCGGATCCTGGAGAAACTGCGGGAACTGCTGGCAAGGCTGGCCCGGAAGTCGCCGTTCTCCGGTCGGGCGGAAGCCAGTACCGGCGGCACCGGTGCGGGCGGGAAACCCAGCGCCGGCGGAGCGCCCGGAGGCAGTCCGGGCTTCACCACGCCATCCGGGCCACCGGACCCCAACCTGCGTCCCCGAGGAACGCGAACCGAGGCGCATCCGGAGCGGCTCAATGACAGGGGCGTACGACGGGAGAACGAGTCTGCTGATGTGCTCGCCCAGCACGGCTACGACATCGAACAGAACCCGGAGAAGAAAGCGAACGGCAAGGAACCCGACTACAAGATCGAAGGCGAATACTTCGACTGCTACTCGCCGGCGTCCGACAACGCTGAGAAGATCCGGAACAAGCTGAGCAAGAAGGTGCGGGAGGAGCAGGCGGATCGGCTCATCCTGTTCATGGACGACACGCCACGCACGATGGAGGAGGTGGCTGCGGTGTTGCAGCGTAAGCCGATAGCGAACCTGAAGGAGATACTCGTCGTGCAGGACGGCGAAGTCATTCCCTTCTACCCCTTTGGTGAGTGA
- a CDS encoding type VII secretion target — translation MAEFVDLPVPAVLGHASAVEGVTDAVRTARSAVSQVAMDPGAYGMLCSFLPGILSGVFEVAVVAMNGSAEALQETALNLRDAVRTFETTDSHAAGEIRSP, via the coding sequence ATGGCTGAATTCGTGGATCTGCCGGTCCCCGCCGTCCTCGGGCACGCGTCGGCGGTCGAGGGGGTCACCGACGCGGTCCGCACGGCCCGCTCCGCGGTCTCGCAGGTGGCGATGGACCCCGGCGCGTACGGGATGTTGTGCTCCTTCCTGCCCGGCATCCTGTCCGGGGTGTTCGAGGTCGCCGTGGTCGCGATGAACGGCAGCGCCGAGGCGTTGCAGGAGACCGCGCTGAACCTGCGCGACGCGGTCCGTACGTTCGAGACCACCGACAGTCACGCGGCCGGCGAGATCAGGTCACCGTGA
- a CDS encoding YbaB/EbfC family nucleoid-associated protein — MRDIDAADEWLEGWTARIDAQAARAARLAQRVAGLSAQARGHGASVTVGANGQVVGLDLDERMYDLSPHELSEEILAVMRSAQQSLVDQVAEEVHDTVGADSETGRAVLDGFARRFPAPAAEDSHG, encoded by the coding sequence GTGAGGGACATCGATGCTGCCGACGAGTGGCTGGAAGGCTGGACCGCCCGCATCGACGCGCAGGCCGCCCGCGCGGCCCGGCTGGCGCAGCGGGTGGCCGGCCTCAGCGCGCAGGCGCGAGGCCACGGGGCGTCGGTCACCGTGGGCGCGAACGGCCAGGTCGTGGGCCTGGATCTCGACGAGCGGATGTACGACCTGAGCCCGCACGAACTGAGCGAGGAGATCCTCGCCGTGATGCGGTCCGCGCAGCAGTCGCTGGTGGATCAGGTCGCCGAGGAGGTCCACGACACCGTCGGCGCCGACTCGGAGACCGGGCGGGCCGTGCTGGACGGCTTCGCCCGGCGCTTCCCGGCACCGGCCGCGGAGGATTCTCATGGCTGA